CTGCGCGTCGAGCCAGTCACACAGGTAGCGGTGGACTTTCTGATAGGTAAAACGCGGTGCCTGTGCGGTATCCATACCCGCCCCTCTGCATGACAGCGGCAGGCACCCTAGCAAGTTTTCGCCGTCAGCGCCGCTACTGCCCGCGTCCGCGCCTGAGGGTTTCGCTCGGCAACTCCCTGAACAGCTGCCGGTAACTGTCGGAAAACCGCCCCAGGTGCCAGAACGACCAGCGCATGGCCACCTCGGCCACGGTCGCGTCACCGGCCAGCAGGTCACGCCGCGCGCCGTTGAGCCGGCGCAGCCGCAACCAATGCGCGGGCGGCATGTCGGTAAAGCCTTTGAAGGCATGCTGCAACTGGCGAACCGATACACCGGCGACCGTGGCCAGCTCCACCAGGTTGAGGGTTTCGTCAGGGCAGTCGGCGGCCCATTCACTGACCCGGCGCATGATCGCCCGCGCTTCATCGCGCTTGCCCAACGCATCGCCCTGCAGATGCTGGCCAGCATTGTCGAGGATGAACAGGCAGTCCTCCAGCAACTGCTCGGCCAGCGCCCTGCCCTCCAGCGGGCAGCCGGCCTGGCCCAGACGGGTGAGCGTGGCGCTCAGCCAGTTGCCGAACAATGCGTTCTGCTGGCAGGTCAAGGGCACCATGAACAACCCGCGCAGGCGCTCCACATCCAGGCCATGACGGGCCAGGAACGGCTGGTCGAACACCACAGCCACCTCCTGG
This genomic stretch from Pseudomonas entomophila L48 harbors:
- a CDS encoding helix-turn-helix domain-containing protein, whose amino-acid sequence is MTAPNALQVQDFRTTDVTEQTRATPGWQQQYRQMSPGHFNGQLRWLGLEGVEVYEERLNTRVEQFFRAPSGALAFCFDRSENSLYLLNEDSRNIWITPENYQEVAVVFDQPFLARHGLDVERLRGLFMVPLTCQQNALFGNWLSATLTRLGQAGCPLEGRALAEQLLEDCLFILDNAGQHLQGDALGKRDEARAIMRRVSEWAADCPDETLNLVELATVAGVSVRQLQHAFKGFTDMPPAHWLRLRRLNGARRDLLAGDATVAEVAMRWSFWHLGRFSDSYRQLFRELPSETLRRGRGQ